The following proteins are co-located in the Lagenorhynchus albirostris chromosome 2, mLagAlb1.1, whole genome shotgun sequence genome:
- the LOC132516479 gene encoding PRAME family member 12-like, translated as MSVQNPLRLLDLAGMSLLRDEASTITALKDLPTELFPPVFMEAFYGRCSETLKAMVQAWPFVRLPLGGLMKMPHLGTLQAVLDGLDILLAQKDHPRRCKLRVLDLRNTSQDFWRMWSGYRVHGCSSSLMAQVAEDRSRTKQPGAPLEVFIELHLKERTLDGFLTYLIRWVEQRKASIHLCCKKLRILSFPMENIMKVLSMVQLDCIQEVQVNCTWHLSTLAVFAPLLGQMNKVQRLLLSNIHMSALGGQEQQHFVQITSQFLRLHHLRDLHLESHSFLEGCLDQMLRCLTNPLDNLAITHCLLSDSDLSHLSQCPNISQLKGLDLSGITLTYSSPELLPVLLEKVAATLQELYLEQCGIMDSHLETILLPLSRCSQLMFFSLRGNVISMAVMEKLLRHTSGLPSLSQELYPVPQESYSSQRILQPGRLAQCRAELFEILRVLGRPRIIWISSSPRLHCGDDTFSHPQPIVYR; from the exons ATGAGTGTGCAGAACCCCCTGAGACTCCTGGACCTGGCGGGAATGAGCTTGCTGAGGGATGAGGCCTCGACCATCACGGCTCTGAAGGATCTGCCCACAGAGCTCTTCCCCCCAGTGTTCATGGAGGCCTTCTATGGGAGATGCAGCGAGACCCTGAAGGCCATGGTGCAAGCCTGGCCCTTTGTCCGCCTGCCTCTGGGGGGCCTGATGAAGATGCCTCATCTGGGAACCTTACAAGCAGTGCTGGATGGACTTGATATCCTGCTTGCACAGAAAGATCATCCCAG GAGGTGCAAACTGCGGGTGCTGGATTTAAGAAATACCAGTCAGGACTTCTGGAGAATGTGGTCTGGATACAGGGTCCATGGGTGTTCAAGCTCACTGATGGCACAAGTGGCTGAGGACAGGTCAAGGACAAAACAGCCCGGGGCTCCCTTGGAGGTATTCATAGAACTTCATCTCAAGGAAAGGACCTTGGATGGATTCCTCACCTACCTCATCAGGTGGGTAGAGCAGAGGAAAGCTTCCATACACCTGTGCTGTAAGAAGCTGAGGATTCTTTCATTTCCCATGGAAAATATTATGAAGGTCCTGAGTATGGTACAGTTGGACTGTATCCAGGAGGTGCAAGTGAACTGCACCTGGCATCTGTCCACCCTGGCCGTGTTTGCTCCTCTCCTGGGCCAGATGAATAAAGTGCAGAGACTCCTTCTCTCCAACATCCACATGTCTGCACTTGGGGGGCAGGAACAGCAGCACTTTGTCCAAATTACCTCTCAGTTCCTCAGGCTGCACCACCTCCGGGATCTCCATCTGGAATCTCACTCCTTCCTTGAAGGATGCCTGGACCAGATGCTCAG GTGTCTGACAAACCCCTTGGACAACCTTGCAATAACTCACTGCCTCCTTTCGGATTCAGACCTGAGCCATCTGTCCCAGTGTCCGAACATCAGTCAGCTAAAGGGCCTGGATCTGAGTGGCATCACCCTGACCTACTCGAGTCCTGAGCTCCTCCCGGTTCTGTTGGAGAAAGTTGCAGCCACCCTCCAGGAACTGTATTTAGAGCAATGTGGGATCATGGACTCTCACCTCGAGACCATCCTGCTGCCCCTGAGCCGCTGCTCCCAGCTCATGTTCTTTAGCCTGCGTGGAAACGTCATCTCCATGGCCGTCATGGAGAAGCTGCTGCGACACACCTCCGGGCTGCCCAGTTTAAGTCAGGAGCTGTATCCTGTCCCTCAGGAGAGTTACAGCTCTCAGCGAATCCTCCAACCTGGGAGACTTGCACAGTGTCGGGCTGAACTGTTTGAGATTCTGCGAGTCTTAGGACGTCCCAGGATCATTTGGATTAGTTCCAGCCCCCGTCTGCACTGTGGAGATGACACATTCTCTCATCCCCAGCCCATCGTATACCGCTGA